One genomic window of Bacillus mycoides includes the following:
- a CDS encoding glycosyltransferase family 4 protein, with the protein MRILHMNAGAEDGGGKTHIISLLDQFPTGEVELAVFEDGIVAKEARELGIKVHVFSQKSRYDLSILKNISEFINKEKFDVVHTHGPRANFFVSLMKKKFAAKWVTTIHSDPFQDFTKQGLKGWIFTKLNLKALKNIDLFFVVTNRLKKSLAALGISNEKMHVIYNGIEYDQEKADGYNKKEMFNIDEDVFTAIQVARLHPVKGHEVLFDALQQTKLEKIKVLLVGDGPLEGELKALATEKGINDKVEFLGHRQDVKQLFASSHVNLLTSHSEGFPLVLLEAANQRVPSIVTRAGEIEPLIADETYGWIVPTGDGKALASALEEAYDKWKTGELSVMGKHIYEHATMNFSLQKLYEDTKETYKQLITKNL; encoded by the coding sequence ATGAGGATATTGCATATGAATGCAGGAGCAGAAGATGGTGGAGGAAAAACACATATTATTTCACTTCTCGATCAGTTCCCAACTGGTGAAGTAGAATTAGCAGTATTTGAGGATGGAATTGTTGCGAAAGAAGCAAGAGAGCTAGGAATAAAAGTTCATGTGTTTTCACAAAAATCTCGCTATGATTTATCCATTTTAAAGAACATAAGTGAATTCATTAATAAAGAAAAATTTGATGTAGTTCATACACACGGTCCTAGGGCGAATTTCTTTGTTTCTCTAATGAAGAAGAAATTCGCGGCAAAATGGGTAACGACAATTCATAGTGATCCATTTCAAGACTTTACTAAACAAGGCTTAAAAGGCTGGATTTTCACTAAGTTAAATTTGAAAGCTTTAAAAAATATAGATTTATTTTTTGTTGTAACGAATAGGTTGAAAAAAAGCTTAGCGGCATTAGGTATTTCAAATGAAAAGATGCATGTTATTTATAACGGGATTGAATATGATCAGGAAAAAGCAGATGGCTATAATAAAAAGGAAATGTTTAATATTGACGAAGATGTGTTTACGGCAATCCAAGTAGCGCGTCTGCATCCTGTTAAAGGACATGAAGTTTTATTCGATGCGTTACAACAAACGAAATTGGAAAAAATTAAAGTGTTATTAGTTGGTGATGGGCCGTTAGAAGGAGAATTAAAGGCCTTAGCTACTGAAAAAGGGATTAATGATAAAGTTGAATTTTTAGGGCATCGTCAAGATGTGAAACAATTATTTGCTTCATCCCATGTCAATTTGTTAACTTCCCATAGTGAAGGATTTCCATTAGTTTTATTAGAAGCGGCAAATCAACGTGTACCATCAATTGTGACTAGAGCAGGAGAAATCGAACCGTTAATTGCAGATGAAACTTATGGGTGGATTGTACCAACTGGTGATGGCAAAGCATTGGCATCGGCACTAGAAGAGGCGTATGATAAGTGGAAAACTGGAGAGTTATCAGTAATGGGCAAGCATATTTATGAGCATGCGACTATGAACTTCTCACTTCAAAAATTATATGAAGATACGAAAGAAACATATAAGCAATTAATAACAAAAAACCTTTAA
- a CDS encoding O-antigen ligase family protein: MLANQARVRFEHFLLFFIILQPVLDLLTSLSIELLKVNATVGIMVRFLIMAMGGIYILIQAKERENRKFLIYLVLLGVILGIGFINNKLIKSPIVITEEVKFIGKALYIYIMLSSYILALKSLKKTVNISDKVRNNIVYSTLIINVIMVISITTSTDFGSYEWMKVGSRGWFYAGNELGSILAIIFPIVVLYSIQKTKSVKHILYWIPSLLMIYSLIQVGTKVGMGSIGATLAAAIGIIVLQLLFDRRNPNKKSLVLNGLIAIVLLAGVVGTFKMTPLAQNMGIHNNYLSEQNVAQQGQKEKEIKEKIKKEEKQHKVEKPEEKAKVEAEVKKELEKEQKKENQENLIFSGRQVYEERHKQFFKEAPMSQKLLGMGYAGNYKYNEQKQPDPKLIEMDFHDWFYDFGIIGFALLMIPFIYYGLRILLAFITRFKEIFNIKYGMITASLVLALGIAYIAGHILTAPGVGIYFVVLLAYLIVDLEIE; this comes from the coding sequence ATGTTAGCAAATCAAGCTAGGGTTAGATTTGAGCATTTTTTGCTCTTTTTTATTATTTTACAGCCTGTTTTGGATTTATTAACCTCTCTTAGCATTGAGTTATTAAAAGTAAATGCGACAGTTGGAATTATGGTGAGATTCCTCATTATGGCAATGGGTGGTATTTATATTTTAATTCAGGCAAAAGAAAGAGAAAATAGGAAGTTTTTGATTTATCTTGTATTACTAGGAGTTATATTGGGAATAGGATTTATTAATAACAAGTTAATCAAGAGTCCTATTGTAATCACAGAAGAAGTTAAATTCATTGGGAAAGCATTATATATATATATTATGCTTAGTTCATACATTTTAGCTTTAAAATCACTGAAGAAGACAGTAAATATTAGCGATAAAGTTAGAAATAACATTGTGTATTCAACATTAATTATTAATGTTATTATGGTTATTTCTATTACAACTTCTACAGACTTTGGAAGTTATGAGTGGATGAAAGTTGGTTCCCGAGGATGGTTCTATGCAGGTAATGAACTAGGTTCAATCTTAGCTATTATTTTCCCTATTGTGGTACTATATTCTATTCAAAAAACAAAGAGCGTGAAACACATTTTATACTGGATTCCATCGCTGTTAATGATTTACTCTTTAATTCAAGTTGGTACGAAAGTAGGGATGGGCTCAATTGGTGCTACGTTAGCGGCAGCAATCGGGATTATCGTACTACAATTATTATTTGATAGAAGAAATCCAAACAAAAAGTCTCTTGTACTTAATGGATTAATTGCTATTGTCCTATTAGCTGGTGTTGTCGGAACGTTTAAAATGACGCCATTAGCACAAAATATGGGTATTCATAACAACTATTTATCAGAACAAAATGTAGCGCAGCAAGGTCAAAAAGAAAAAGAAATTAAAGAGAAAATTAAAAAAGAAGAAAAGCAACACAAAGTTGAGAAACCAGAAGAAAAGGCGAAGGTAGAAGCTGAAGTTAAGAAAGAGCTTGAGAAAGAGCAAAAGAAAGAAAATCAAGAAAATCTTATTTTCAGTGGACGTCAAGTATATGAAGAGAGACATAAGCAGTTCTTTAAAGAAGCGCCGATGTCACAGAAACTGTTAGGAATGGGTTACGCAGGTAACTATAAATATAATGAACAAAAGCAGCCAGATCCGAAGCTAATTGAAATGGATTTCCATGATTGGTTTTATGATTTCGGAATTATTGGCTTTGCATTACTAATGATTCCATTTATTTATTATGGCTTAAGAATTCTGCTAGCATTTATTACAAGATTTAAAGAGATATTTAATATAAAATATGGAATGATTACAGCAAGCTTAGTATTAGCACTAGGTATTGCATATATCGCAGGACATATTTTGACGGCACCAGGAGTTGGGATTTACTTTGTAGTGTTGTTAGCTTATCTAATTGTAGACTTAGAAATTGAATGA
- a CDS encoding trimeric intracellular cation channel family protein has translation MLLIDIFTFLGIIAAAISGTLVGLKKDLDLFGVLCLAVATALGGGIIRDIMIGNLPPVAFVKPIYFFVSVLSALFTCMFFERINKLQVVIMLSDAVGLGVFTAIGANAAMSHHVDASFLVVSMGVITGIGGGILRDICAQDIPYVFRKEIYAIASILGAVSFLITHAMGAHVLAFYVCLLITFVIRVVTVIYNVHFPVFFKTHAKINKGH, from the coding sequence ATGTTATTAATCGATATATTTACGTTTCTTGGCATTATCGCCGCTGCCATTTCTGGTACATTAGTTGGTTTGAAAAAAGATCTAGATTTATTTGGTGTCCTTTGTTTAGCTGTAGCTACTGCGCTCGGCGGCGGTATTATTCGTGATATTATGATTGGTAACCTGCCTCCTGTCGCATTTGTAAAACCAATTTACTTTTTCGTAAGTGTACTATCAGCATTATTCACATGTATGTTTTTTGAGCGTATTAATAAACTTCAAGTTGTTATTATGCTTTCTGATGCTGTTGGTTTAGGTGTATTTACAGCTATTGGTGCAAATGCAGCAATGTCACATCACGTTGACGCCTCGTTTTTAGTCGTTTCAATGGGAGTTATTACAGGTATTGGGGGCGGTATTTTACGCGACATTTGTGCTCAAGATATCCCGTATGTATTCCGAAAAGAGATATATGCAATTGCTTCTATTTTAGGAGCAGTTAGTTTCCTAATTACACATGCAATGGGGGCACACGTATTAGCTTTCTATGTTTGTTTATTAATAACATTCGTTATTCGTGTAGTCACCGTAATATATAATGTACATTTCCCAGTTTTCTTTAAAACACATGCAAAAATTAATAAAGGCCATTAA
- a CDS encoding methyl-accepting chemotaxis protein, with amino-acid sequence MNKLFTLEQELVIAAYESEYERIQKEHEKEKELTAMTITHIATELAAVSEKTSSSIQQLTSKSESIVGIAKTGTSLATTSEEKANKGKEQLNLQNKRMESIQTNMETIITDTRELLDISNKINEIIDIVKSIAEQTNLLALNAAIESARAGEFGKGFSVVAGEIRKLSEQTKESIFNVTKLVGKTNEQIIHVSSSVEQISSLVSEGTDSMHATDQYFQEIVKDMSNSKEQNKKIENELETISQVMKSIQDDSSKMALTADNLQLELNR; translated from the coding sequence ATAAATAAATTATTCACATTAGAACAAGAACTTGTTATTGCAGCTTATGAATCCGAATATGAAAGAATTCAAAAAGAACATGAAAAAGAAAAAGAACTGACCGCTATGACGATTACACATATTGCAACAGAACTAGCGGCAGTATCTGAAAAAACAAGCTCTTCTATTCAACAGTTAACATCTAAATCAGAAAGTATCGTAGGGATTGCAAAAACAGGTACATCATTAGCTACGACATCAGAAGAAAAGGCCAACAAAGGAAAAGAACAATTAAATCTGCAAAACAAACGAATGGAAAGTATTCAAACGAATATGGAAACTATTATTACTGATACTCGTGAACTTCTTGATATTTCTAACAAAATTAACGAAATCATTGATATTGTAAAATCAATCGCCGAGCAAACAAATTTACTAGCATTAAATGCTGCCATTGAGTCTGCACGTGCTGGCGAATTTGGTAAAGGTTTTTCAGTCGTGGCGGGCGAAATCCGAAAGTTATCAGAGCAAACGAAAGAATCCATTTTCAACGTTACAAAACTCGTTGGAAAAACGAATGAACAAATTATACACGTCTCTTCTTCCGTGGAACAAATAAGCTCTCTCGTATCTGAAGGGACAGATAGTATGCATGCGACAGATCAATATTTCCAAGAAATCGTAAAAGATATGTCTAACTCTAAAGAACAAAACAAAAAAATTGAAAATGAATTAGAAACTATTTCACAAGTAATGAAGAGTATTCAAGACGATTCCTCGAAAATGGCCTTAACAGCGGATAATTTACAACTAGAACTAAACCGATAG
- a CDS encoding ArnT family glycosyltransferase yields MNHIQTNFSSFFSKIMIGAMLAFFVYSCWSAFEASKQFFEGSTTSITIVLVIFVILILLVASILQYRFTDKQFLIFLISISIVVRFITVLFVDAPMIGDMKAMYESAKQIAIGNNIENVAQLPFIIYESIIIRIFGDTVFALQLFNILFCTGTAFFIYRIASMVFGEECGRIASMFYALYIPNIFMSSVLTAESLAIFLFYCACYILLYKGLDHPYMWVISAVLFALSNMILPMGLFLPIFIAVYVLLIELFQSATKQKLLLKMIGILILFYSTHFGVSYGIKMMGMSQYTISNQTYVQSVLIGKSQNEEKTSKNQSVKEHIDQELKEMEVERFKLLKPVINQFSDEGINSIIFKCEKLIYIVVTLFMAIALLHFLIKKQQNEGYMLFVLLIIGYVSLRLFRVDMAYYNIIMPALFILQSFGVYMSYFYCQKIFFRK; encoded by the coding sequence ATGAATCATATACAAACAAATTTTTCATCTTTTTTCAGTAAAATAATGATTGGTGCGATGCTCGCATTTTTTGTTTATAGTTGTTGGTCGGCTTTTGAAGCAAGTAAGCAATTTTTTGAGGGAAGTACAACAAGTATAACAATCGTATTAGTGATTTTTGTTATTCTTATTTTGTTAGTAGCATCAATTTTGCAATATCGTTTTACAGATAAACAGTTTCTTATTTTTCTTATAAGCATATCTATAGTTGTAAGGTTTATCACAGTTCTATTTGTAGATGCTCCCATGATAGGTGATATGAAAGCTATGTATGAGTCTGCAAAGCAGATTGCAATTGGTAATAATATAGAGAATGTAGCACAGTTACCTTTTATTATTTATGAATCGATCATCATCCGTATATTTGGTGATACGGTATTCGCTTTACAACTATTTAATATTTTATTTTGTACAGGAACTGCATTTTTCATTTATCGCATTGCTTCAATGGTCTTTGGGGAAGAGTGTGGTCGTATTGCGTCAATGTTTTACGCTTTATATATTCCAAATATATTTATGAGTTCTGTATTAACGGCAGAATCACTCGCAATATTTTTATTTTATTGTGCTTGTTACATACTTTTATATAAAGGATTAGATCATCCTTATATGTGGGTAATTTCAGCCGTTTTATTTGCGCTCAGCAATATGATTTTACCGATGGGGTTATTTTTACCTATTTTTATAGCTGTATATGTGCTGTTAATTGAATTATTTCAATCAGCAACGAAACAAAAATTACTATTAAAAATGATAGGAATACTTATTCTGTTTTATAGTACTCATTTTGGTGTGAGCTATGGTATTAAGATGATGGGAATGTCACAGTATACAATTTCTAATCAGACTTATGTTCAATCTGTTTTAATTGGAAAAAGTCAAAATGAAGAAAAAACATCCAAAAATCAAAGTGTAAAAGAACACATTGATCAAGAGTTAAAAGAAATGGAAGTAGAAAGATTTAAACTGTTAAAACCAGTTATTAACCAGTTTTCAGATGAGGGAATAAATTCTATTATTTTTAAATGTGAAAAGCTTATATATATAGTGGTGACATTATTCATGGCCATAGCTTTATTACATTTTCTAATTAAGAAACAGCAAAATGAAGGATATATGTTGTTTGTATTATTAATTATCGGATATGTATCGTTAAGGCTCTTTCGAGTTGATATGGCATATTATAATATTATTATGCCAGCTTTGTTTATTTTACAAAGCTTTGGTGTTTATATGAGTTATTTTTATTGCCAAAAAATCTTTTTCAGAAAATAA
- a CDS encoding acyl-CoA thioesterase, with protein sequence MEKKFMRESKAIKTTRVFPNDLNNHQTLFGGKLLAEIDSIASIAAARHSRKHCVTASIDSVDFLTPIHQADSVCYEAFVCYTGKSSMEVFVKVIAEDLLAGERRMAATCFITFVALKDGKPSSVPQVIPETEEEHWLHTTGSERAENRKKGRLKSKEMAEVLTLSKPWNM encoded by the coding sequence ATGGAAAAGAAATTCATGCGAGAATCAAAAGCAATTAAAACAACACGTGTTTTTCCTAACGATTTAAATAATCACCAAACACTTTTCGGGGGGAAATTATTAGCAGAAATTGATAGTATCGCTTCAATTGCAGCTGCAAGACATAGCCGCAAACATTGCGTAACAGCATCTATCGATTCCGTTGATTTTTTAACTCCAATTCACCAAGCAGATTCTGTTTGTTATGAAGCATTCGTATGTTATACAGGAAAATCTTCAATGGAAGTTTTCGTAAAAGTAATTGCGGAGGATCTACTAGCAGGCGAGCGTAGAATGGCCGCAACGTGTTTCATTACATTTGTTGCATTAAAAGACGGAAAACCTTCATCTGTACCACAAGTAATTCCTGAAACAGAGGAAGAACATTGGCTACATACAACTGGTTCAGAGCGTGCAGAAAATAGAAAAAAAGGGCGTTTGAAAAGTAAAGAAATGGCTGAAGTATTAACTTTAAGTAAGCCTTGGAATATGTAA
- a CDS encoding glycosyltransferase family 2 protein, with protein MSIEVPISIPKTLIIIPAYNEEEAIADTLTRLLELKQHFTALSICVINDGSKDKTAQIVKDFPVHLVNLPYNLGIGSAVQTGYKYAYENGYDIAIQFDADGQHNPDDLYKIIKPIADDQCDMVLGSRFTEKTAYKGSISRRIGIFYFTALLKVLTKQTFMDPTSGYRAINREVIKIFAHNYPKDYPEPEVLIHLKKKKLRINEISVNMQERQGGQSSITPLKSAYYMVKVSLAILMQKIVKG; from the coding sequence ATGTCTATTGAGGTACCAATTTCAATACCAAAAACGTTAATTATTATTCCAGCGTATAACGAGGAAGAAGCAATTGCAGATACATTAACAAGATTATTAGAACTAAAACAGCATTTTACAGCATTAAGCATTTGCGTTATTAATGATGGATCAAAAGATAAAACAGCTCAAATCGTAAAAGATTTCCCTGTTCATCTTGTTAATTTACCATATAATCTAGGTATCGGTTCAGCTGTACAAACTGGATATAAATACGCTTATGAGAACGGATATGATATTGCGATTCAGTTCGATGCTGATGGACAACATAATCCTGATGATTTATACAAAATTATAAAGCCTATTGCCGATGATCAATGCGATATGGTGCTGGGTTCACGTTTTACAGAAAAAACAGCATATAAAGGTAGTATTTCCCGAAGAATCGGTATTTTTTATTTTACCGCTCTATTGAAAGTACTAACAAAACAAACATTTATGGATCCAACTTCTGGATATCGTGCTATCAATCGAGAAGTAATTAAGATTTTTGCACACAATTATCCAAAAGATTATCCAGAACCAGAAGTCCTTATTCATTTAAAAAAGAAAAAACTTCGCATTAATGAAATATCTGTAAATATGCAAGAGCGACAAGGTGGACAATCTTCCATCACTCCCCTTAAATCTGCATATTACATGGTTAAGGTAAGTCTTGCTATATTGATGCAAAAAATTGTGAAAGGTTGA
- a CDS encoding DUF2304 domain-containing protein yields the protein MHIITFSFIFILLLFFSILNSIRRGNLETKYAILWIFVCIAMAILSSTDKIINWIGKLLKVEYPPSILFLFGLLFCFILIFDLTRKISKLHHQLVTLTQDYALLKQKLKITDKE from the coding sequence ATGCATATAATTACCTTTTCATTCATCTTTATTTTATTACTATTCTTCTCAATTCTAAATTCCATTCGTCGTGGGAATTTAGAAACAAAATATGCCATTTTATGGATTTTCGTTTGTATTGCAATGGCTATTTTAAGTTCTACGGATAAAATTATAAATTGGATTGGAAAACTATTAAAAGTAGAATATCCTCCGTCCATTTTATTCTTATTCGGACTATTATTCTGTTTTATCTTAATTTTTGACCTGACGAGAAAAATCTCCAAATTACACCATCAACTTGTAACATTAACGCAAGATTATGCATTATTAAAACAAAAATTAAAGATAACAGATAAAGAATAA